The Microbacterium foliorum genome has a window encoding:
- a CDS encoding polysaccharide pyruvyl transferase family protein: MRVLIAWANDSSVNLGVRALARGSEDLVRSVWPDAEFTYLNYGRRQPEVPWTPRALVRERVTGRLGMQRWLSGFDLVWDTRSGDSFADIYGLTRHTTMSLLHEFATQAGVPSVMAPQTIGPFHTRRGRALARRNLRRSSLVFARDIVSATASAELGRPVAAVTSDLVFGIDQPTPSTVKRDVLLNVSGLLWNENPHVDAARYREAIRRIIDELLTSGRSVTIFPHVLDSQSHDNDVPVSRDLADEYDARVDLVVPADLEDARSIIAASALVIGARMHACLNALSTGTPAIAMAYSRKFAPLMDAVGWTRVVSITESGDWAGQVLAHAAAPDLRSGAEDARDKGRALLEPLVAGLKQSL, translated from the coding sequence GTGCGCGTTCTCATTGCTTGGGCGAACGATTCCAGCGTCAATCTCGGGGTCCGCGCGCTCGCGCGCGGTTCCGAAGACCTGGTCAGATCGGTCTGGCCCGATGCGGAATTCACCTATCTCAACTACGGCCGACGGCAGCCGGAGGTCCCGTGGACTCCGCGCGCCCTGGTGCGCGAGCGGGTCACCGGTCGTCTCGGTATGCAGCGCTGGCTCAGCGGCTTCGATCTCGTCTGGGACACCCGCTCGGGCGACAGCTTCGCCGACATCTACGGCCTCACACGACACACTACGATGTCGCTGCTGCACGAGTTCGCGACCCAGGCGGGGGTCCCCTCCGTCATGGCACCGCAGACGATCGGCCCGTTCCACACCCGCCGCGGACGCGCGCTGGCCCGACGCAACCTGCGTCGCAGCAGCCTGGTCTTCGCCCGCGACATCGTCAGTGCGACAGCCTCGGCCGAGTTGGGACGTCCGGTCGCCGCCGTCACGAGCGACCTCGTGTTCGGCATCGACCAGCCGACGCCCTCGACGGTGAAGCGCGACGTGCTGCTGAACGTGTCCGGTCTGCTCTGGAACGAGAATCCGCATGTCGACGCCGCCCGCTACCGCGAAGCAATCCGCCGCATCATCGACGAGCTGCTGACGTCGGGCCGGTCGGTCACGATCTTCCCGCACGTGCTCGACTCGCAGAGCCACGACAACGACGTGCCCGTGAGCCGCGACCTCGCCGACGAGTACGACGCACGGGTCGACCTGGTCGTCCCCGCCGACCTCGAGGATGCGCGGTCGATCATCGCGGCGAGCGCGCTCGTGATCGGGGCGCGCATGCACGCGTGCCTCAATGCGCTCTCGACCGGCACCCCCGCGATCGCCATGGCCTACTCCCGCAAGTTCGCACCGCTGATGGATGCCGTCGGATGGACCAGGGTCGTCTCGATCACCGAGAGCGGCGACTGGGCGGGCCAGGTTCTCGCGCACGCCGCGGCACCCGACCTGCGCAGCGGCGCAGAGGACGCACGCGACAAGGGTCGCGCTCTGCTCGAGCCCCTGGTGGCCGGCCTGAAGCAGTCGCTGTGA
- a CDS encoding polysaccharide biosynthesis tyrosine autokinase → MKADATGWSLASAWGAVRKFWFVILGMALIGGAVGYGVSAATPPQYQSTATLYFAMNQGTTGTDLNQGSTYTQSQMLSFAQLATSSRVLAPVIEDLDLALTPKELTRNIAITIPQDTTILGVEVTSTSAARATDIANAISEELSSAVEEIVAKGVDQKPTIIPSVIDEAVVPQFQSLPNKTKDAGLAAVLGLILGVLVAFVATVADNRVRNEAALARVTDLPYLGSITRTKRGVTAGLIVVREPRSHIAEDFRRVQSALAFANIDGQSRRLLITSASPAEGKSTFSANLAVTLADLGENTLLIDADLRRPRIGEIFGLDASVGLTSVVLGSAALTEAVIPWREGGPDLLLSGEVPPNSASVLTSHAFAEVLGAASEGHDVVVIDSPPVLTVADTNLVAPLVDGVVIVVDASKTSRPQLAATIRTLEGAGAPIIGIVLNKVRLARGRTTYYTQEDSPG, encoded by the coding sequence ATGAAAGCCGACGCGACGGGATGGTCTCTCGCCAGCGCATGGGGAGCGGTTCGCAAGTTCTGGTTCGTGATCCTGGGCATGGCTCTCATCGGAGGCGCTGTCGGGTACGGGGTCTCGGCGGCGACGCCGCCGCAGTACCAGTCGACGGCGACGCTGTACTTCGCGATGAACCAGGGCACGACGGGCACTGATCTCAACCAGGGCTCGACGTACACCCAGTCGCAGATGCTCTCCTTCGCTCAGCTCGCGACGTCTTCGCGTGTCCTGGCACCGGTCATCGAGGACCTCGACCTCGCGCTGACGCCCAAGGAGCTGACCCGGAACATCGCCATCACGATCCCGCAGGACACCACGATCCTCGGCGTCGAAGTGACCTCGACCAGCGCGGCGCGCGCGACCGACATCGCGAATGCGATCTCCGAGGAGCTGTCCAGCGCCGTCGAGGAGATCGTCGCGAAGGGCGTCGATCAGAAGCCGACGATCATCCCCTCCGTCATCGACGAGGCGGTCGTCCCTCAGTTCCAGTCGCTGCCGAACAAGACCAAGGATGCCGGCCTCGCCGCGGTCCTCGGACTCATCCTCGGCGTACTCGTCGCGTTCGTCGCGACCGTCGCCGACAACCGGGTGCGCAACGAAGCTGCCCTCGCCCGCGTCACGGATCTGCCGTATCTCGGATCCATCACCCGCACCAAGCGGGGAGTGACTGCCGGGCTGATCGTGGTGCGCGAACCGCGCAGCCACATCGCAGAAGACTTCCGGCGTGTGCAGTCGGCTCTCGCTTTCGCGAACATCGACGGGCAGTCGCGGCGCCTCCTGATCACATCGGCGTCACCGGCCGAGGGCAAGTCCACGTTCTCGGCGAACCTCGCCGTGACCCTGGCCGATCTCGGCGAGAACACACTCCTCATCGATGCCGACCTCCGCCGTCCGCGCATCGGCGAGATCTTCGGATTGGACGCCTCTGTCGGGCTGACCTCGGTCGTCCTGGGTTCCGCCGCCCTCACGGAGGCGGTGATCCCGTGGCGTGAGGGAGGACCCGATCTGCTGCTCTCCGGTGAGGTTCCGCCCAACTCGGCATCCGTGCTGACCTCGCATGCGTTCGCCGAGGTGCTGGGAGCCGCGAGCGAGGGGCACGATGTCGTGGTGATCGATTCGCCGCCGGTTCTGACCGTCGCCGACACGAATCTCGTCGCGCCGCTCGTCGACGGCGTCGTCATCGTCGTCGATGCCTCGAAGACCAGCCGTCCGCAGCTGGCTGCGACGATCCGCACGCTCGAAGGGGCCGGCGCGCCGATCATCGGCATCGTCCTGAACAAGGTGCGACTCGCCCGTGGACGCACCACGTACTACACGCAGGAGGACTCCCCGGGTTAG
- a CDS encoding right-handed parallel beta-helix repeat-containing protein, with product MTPIPFRLLGDRASRGFLAFLVVLSALAAMLTGVSRADADTDAILTDTMDRTSASGWGAPPVGGAYASSPSAVTSVTDGAAALAAPGPGRTAKVSWNGAQTGDVDLVTTASVPDLPASSGVYLSTHVRETGDRSYAARLRLLGDGRTDLELVSFTGFTATVLSAQGVDLGAAVGSGFSVEVVAVGSDPVQLRARVWATGETRPDWQVKASDAGAERITRAGGLAWSAYASTGGSVAPVLIEDVSATPGVLSEENPTQACADGDIACDQFDRSTDTVWGAADRGGAWTGSGAAVLTVDGSAGVISSPAAGRSSTAVLAAAVPADARVTTDIGIRTLPTAGSGIYLSIATRVVGDSSYAVRLRVMPDGVSELQLVRLKNLTSADILGSVRLASTVDAGDEVRIAFETTGTKTVALAAKLWEPSGTEPAEWTVSATDASKERIADAGRIGVALYSANGGNTPQVAIEAIAARAAQAPEEPTEPTEPTEPTEPTEPTEPTEPTEPTEPTEPTEPTVPNPDQEFPRGGAGAAAPGSFSYSAPTTAVHVARTGSDAAGGTAAQPVQTITAALRKVPSGGTIVVHEGSYHEEIVVPPQKRVTIQPAPGDEVWLDGAEAVTGWRAEAGVWVKDGWNLALDSSPTYTKGASDGGSAGWQFVNPEFPMAAHPDQLWVGGVQLTEVARRDQVTPNTFYVDGSRSQLVMGSDPSGKSVEASTLTQALSIRSAGSVLQGIGVRRYATSVPQMGTVVVAAPDVTVADVTVRDNSTTGLYSWALRTTFTRVSVIDNGLLGAGASTADGLRVSHLLSTGNNAQRFNRAPVSGAFKVTRSRDVEVKDSAFLDNLGQGPWFDESVYDITFTGNDVVGNTGNGLVLELSEKAIIADNIVSDNALNGIYVIGTGNVQIWNNTAVGNQRNIAIVQDKRRASDKSAAGHDPRQQLPDPTMPWVTRKTVIVNNVIGDAVGNCLICVEDFSKEFTGAQLVSRSDGNLYSRVSAASPVWFGVWSRGSGGNPAVTNTLSEFTGATKQDANSVLVEGRSVVDDSYRVVSDGSIDRAAGTLRSVSTIAQSIPSSIAAETHLASGAKVLGAQPR from the coding sequence GTGACTCCCATCCCATTCAGACTCCTCGGTGATCGCGCCTCGCGCGGATTCCTCGCCTTCCTCGTCGTGCTCAGCGCTCTCGCAGCGATGCTGACGGGTGTGTCCCGCGCCGATGCGGACACCGACGCGATCCTCACGGACACCATGGATCGCACATCGGCATCCGGGTGGGGAGCGCCGCCGGTCGGCGGTGCCTACGCTTCGTCGCCCTCGGCAGTGACGAGCGTGACCGACGGAGCGGCAGCTCTGGCGGCACCGGGACCGGGACGCACGGCGAAGGTGAGCTGGAACGGCGCCCAGACCGGCGATGTCGATCTGGTCACGACGGCATCGGTGCCCGATCTCCCCGCCTCGAGCGGTGTGTACCTGAGCACCCACGTGCGCGAGACCGGCGACCGATCGTATGCTGCACGACTCAGGCTTCTCGGCGACGGCCGCACGGATCTCGAGCTGGTCTCCTTCACCGGGTTCACGGCCACCGTGCTCTCAGCGCAGGGCGTCGACCTCGGTGCGGCCGTCGGCAGCGGGTTCTCCGTGGAGGTCGTGGCTGTCGGATCGGATCCGGTTCAGCTGCGAGCCCGCGTGTGGGCAACAGGGGAGACCCGCCCGGACTGGCAGGTGAAGGCGTCGGACGCGGGAGCGGAGCGCATCACCAGAGCGGGCGGCCTGGCGTGGAGCGCGTATGCCTCCACGGGCGGTTCCGTCGCCCCCGTCCTGATCGAGGACGTGTCGGCGACGCCCGGCGTGCTCTCTGAGGAGAACCCGACCCAGGCGTGCGCCGACGGTGACATCGCCTGCGATCAGTTCGATCGCAGCACCGACACCGTCTGGGGCGCTGCCGATCGGGGTGGGGCGTGGACAGGATCCGGCGCCGCCGTGCTCACGGTCGACGGATCCGCGGGCGTCATCTCCAGTCCTGCGGCCGGACGATCCTCGACCGCTGTGCTGGCAGCGGCCGTGCCCGCCGACGCCCGTGTGACCACGGACATCGGGATCCGCACTCTGCCGACGGCGGGCTCGGGCATCTACCTGAGCATCGCGACCCGTGTCGTGGGCGACTCCTCCTATGCCGTGCGGCTGAGGGTCATGCCCGACGGAGTGTCCGAGCTCCAGCTGGTTCGGCTCAAGAATCTGACGAGCGCCGACATCCTCGGTTCCGTCCGTCTGGCGAGCACGGTCGACGCCGGAGACGAGGTGCGCATCGCCTTCGAGACCACGGGGACGAAGACCGTGGCACTCGCCGCCAAGCTCTGGGAGCCCAGTGGCACGGAGCCTGCGGAGTGGACCGTCTCTGCGACCGACGCGTCGAAGGAGCGCATCGCAGACGCAGGACGCATCGGTGTGGCCCTGTATTCGGCGAACGGCGGTAACACGCCGCAGGTCGCGATCGAGGCGATCGCCGCCCGCGCCGCACAAGCCCCCGAGGAGCCGACCGAGCCGACCGAGCCGACGGAGCCGACGGAGCCGACGGAGCCGACGGAGCCGACGGAGCCGACGGAGCCGACCGAGCCGACCGAGCCGACCGAGCCGACGGTCCCGAACCCGGATCAGGAGTTCCCGCGCGGCGGTGCCGGCGCTGCAGCACCCGGATCCTTCTCGTACTCCGCACCGACGACCGCGGTGCACGTCGCCCGCACGGGGTCGGACGCCGCCGGCGGCACGGCCGCTCAGCCGGTGCAGACCATCACTGCGGCGCTGCGCAAGGTGCCCAGCGGCGGAACCATCGTCGTCCACGAGGGGTCGTACCACGAGGAGATCGTGGTGCCGCCCCAGAAGCGCGTCACGATCCAGCCGGCTCCCGGCGACGAGGTCTGGCTCGACGGCGCCGAGGCCGTGACCGGCTGGCGCGCAGAAGCGGGCGTGTGGGTCAAGGACGGGTGGAATCTCGCGCTGGACTCGAGCCCCACGTACACGAAGGGCGCGTCCGACGGCGGATCCGCGGGCTGGCAGTTCGTGAACCCCGAGTTCCCGATGGCCGCCCACCCCGATCAGCTCTGGGTCGGCGGCGTGCAGCTCACCGAGGTCGCGCGACGGGATCAGGTCACGCCCAACACGTTCTATGTCGACGGCTCCCGGTCGCAGCTGGTCATGGGGTCGGACCCGTCCGGCAAGTCCGTGGAAGCCAGCACGTTGACGCAGGCGCTCTCGATCCGTTCGGCGGGATCGGTGCTCCAGGGCATCGGCGTACGCCGCTACGCCACGAGCGTCCCGCAGATGGGCACGGTCGTGGTGGCGGCCCCCGACGTCACCGTCGCTGACGTCACGGTGCGTGACAACTCGACCACAGGTCTGTATTCCTGGGCTCTGCGGACGACGTTCACCCGTGTCTCGGTGATCGACAACGGCCTGCTCGGCGCGGGCGCGTCGACAGCAGACGGTCTCCGGGTGAGCCATCTGTTGTCGACGGGCAACAACGCCCAGCGGTTCAACCGCGCTCCGGTCTCCGGCGCGTTCAAGGTGACCAGATCGCGCGATGTCGAGGTGAAAGACAGTGCGTTCCTCGACAACCTGGGCCAGGGGCCGTGGTTCGACGAGTCCGTCTACGACATCACCTTCACCGGAAACGATGTGGTCGGCAACACCGGCAACGGACTCGTTCTCGAGCTTTCCGAGAAGGCGATCATCGCCGACAACATCGTGTCCGACAACGCTCTGAACGGCATCTACGTCATCGGAACCGGCAACGTCCAGATCTGGAACAACACCGCGGTCGGCAATCAGCGGAACATCGCGATCGTGCAGGACAAACGTCGAGCGTCGGACAAGAGCGCGGCAGGACATGATCCGCGCCAGCAGCTCCCGGACCCCACCATGCCATGGGTCACACGCAAGACCGTGATCGTCAACAACGTCATCGGCGATGCGGTCGGCAACTGCCTGATCTGTGTGGAGGACTTCTCGAAGGAGTTCACCGGGGCGCAGCTCGTGTCCCGCAGTGACGGCAATCTCTATTCGCGGGTATCGGCCGCCTCGCCCGTGTGGTTCGGCGTCTGGTCGCGGGGCTCGGGCGGCAACCCCGCCGTCACGAACACGCTTTCGGAGTTCACTGGGGCGACGAAGCAGGATGCGAACTCCGTGCTCGTCGAGGGCCGGTCGGTCGTCGACGATTCATACCGGGTGGTGAGCGACGGATCGATCGACCGTGCTGCCGGTACCCTGCGGAGCGTCTCGACGATCGCGCAGTCGATTCCGTCGAGCATCGCGGCAGAGACGCACCTCGCGTCCGGCGCGAAGGTGCTGGGAGCCCAGCCGCGCTGA
- a CDS encoding glycosyltransferase — MLVAHPGAEMFGSDRMLLESVIGFVESGARVVVALPSRGLLDVALREAGAEVVIIPMLVLRKVLLTPRGLPRLFRDMFRGLGAAWRLIGSIRPDAVYVSTIIIPQWPIIARLRRTRSVSHVHEAEASGSRIVNALLYLPHLASQRTLVNSRFSLETLDRALPALARRATVAYNGVGSPESPRPPRSAIDGPLRVLYIGRLSPRKGPDLIVDAASALRTQGVEVSVTLLGAVFDGYEWYEQQLREQAERAGVDVEFAGFEPDVWPFLADADVLVVPSRIDEPFGNTAVEGILALRPVIASDSSGLREAAGGYATAQLVAAGDADAIAAGLIHVRDTWNRVVDDTEDARSEALRRHGPAIYRSVVAEAVTPL; from the coding sequence GTGCTGGTCGCGCATCCGGGTGCCGAGATGTTCGGCTCCGATCGGATGCTCCTCGAGAGCGTGATCGGTTTCGTCGAGTCGGGGGCGCGTGTGGTCGTCGCCCTGCCCAGCCGGGGACTGCTCGACGTCGCGCTCCGCGAAGCCGGCGCCGAGGTCGTCATCATCCCCATGCTGGTGCTCCGCAAGGTCCTGCTCACACCGCGGGGGCTCCCCCGGCTGTTCCGCGACATGTTCCGAGGTCTGGGAGCGGCGTGGCGCCTCATCGGCAGCATCCGCCCCGATGCCGTCTACGTCTCGACCATCATCATCCCTCAGTGGCCGATCATCGCGCGTCTGCGCCGTACGCGCTCGGTGAGCCATGTGCACGAGGCCGAGGCATCCGGCTCTCGAATCGTGAACGCCCTGCTGTACCTGCCGCATCTCGCTTCTCAGCGCACGCTGGTGAACAGTCGGTTCAGCCTCGAGACTCTCGACCGCGCGCTTCCCGCTCTCGCCCGACGCGCCACCGTGGCGTACAACGGCGTGGGCTCCCCCGAGAGTCCGCGTCCCCCGCGATCCGCGATCGACGGACCGTTGCGCGTGCTGTACATCGGTCGACTCTCACCGCGCAAAGGCCCTGACCTCATCGTCGACGCCGCATCGGCACTCAGGACGCAGGGCGTCGAGGTCTCCGTCACCCTGCTCGGCGCCGTCTTCGACGGATACGAGTGGTACGAGCAGCAGCTGCGCGAACAGGCCGAACGCGCGGGAGTGGACGTGGAGTTCGCGGGGTTCGAACCCGATGTCTGGCCATTCCTGGCCGACGCCGACGTACTGGTCGTGCCCTCGCGCATCGACGAACCCTTCGGGAACACCGCCGTAGAGGGGATCCTCGCGCTGCGTCCGGTGATCGCGAGCGACAGCAGCGGTCTCCGTGAGGCGGCCGGCGGTTATGCCACGGCCCAGCTCGTGGCTGCAGGCGATGCCGACGCGATCGCCGCTGGTCTGATCCACGTGCGCGATACATGGAACCGTGTGGTCGACGACACCGAGGACGCGCGTTCCGAGGCCCTGCGGCGCCATGGCCCGGCGATCTATCGGTCCGTGGTGGCCGAGGCCGTCACACCCCTCTGA
- a CDS encoding glycosyltransferase, giving the protein MNKGNALTIAMVGTRGVPAAYGGFETAVEEVGRRLAERGHDVVVYTRGSESRATEHLGMRVVHLPAVPVKQVETLSHTGLSTLHLMVRRRPDAAFVFNAANSPFLPLLRLRRVPTALHMDGLEWRRSKWGPRGKAYYRWAEQFGVRMGDALIADAPGIADYYSHQFQVPTEMIRYGAPILDDVADGRIEELGLKPEGYHLVVARFEPENHVLEIVEGYRRSSATRPLVVVGSAPYSSDYTQRIHHAAAGDERIRLVGGVYDQELLDALYFHALTYDHGHSVGGTNPSLLRAMGAGTAVIAFDVPFNREVLDGNGWFFSTPADVTTAFETAEEDAAAARESGRRGQERARVAFRWDDVADAYEDLARRLAAGDSVHRIARRARRQAEEW; this is encoded by the coding sequence ATGAACAAGGGGAACGCCCTCACCATTGCGATGGTGGGGACACGGGGGGTGCCCGCAGCCTATGGCGGATTCGAGACGGCAGTCGAGGAGGTGGGCAGGCGGCTCGCAGAGCGCGGTCACGACGTGGTCGTGTACACACGCGGCTCCGAGAGCCGCGCCACCGAGCACCTCGGCATGCGGGTGGTGCATCTGCCCGCCGTGCCGGTGAAGCAGGTCGAGACGCTGAGCCACACCGGACTCTCGACGCTGCACCTGATGGTGCGCCGCCGTCCTGATGCGGCGTTCGTGTTCAATGCGGCGAACTCGCCATTCCTGCCCTTGCTGCGGCTGCGTCGCGTGCCGACCGCGCTGCATATGGACGGTCTGGAATGGCGTCGATCCAAATGGGGCCCACGCGGCAAGGCGTACTACCGCTGGGCGGAGCAGTTCGGGGTGCGGATGGGCGACGCGCTCATCGCCGACGCCCCGGGCATCGCCGACTACTACTCGCACCAGTTCCAGGTGCCGACAGAGATGATCCGCTACGGCGCGCCCATCCTCGACGACGTCGCCGACGGTCGCATCGAGGAGCTCGGTCTGAAGCCTGAGGGCTATCACCTGGTCGTCGCGCGATTCGAGCCCGAGAACCATGTGCTCGAGATCGTCGAGGGGTACCGCCGGAGCAGCGCGACGCGTCCGCTCGTCGTCGTCGGATCCGCCCCCTACAGCAGCGACTACACGCAGCGGATCCACCACGCAGCGGCGGGAGACGAGCGCATCCGCCTCGTCGGTGGCGTGTACGACCAGGAACTGCTCGACGCGCTGTACTTCCACGCTCTCACCTACGATCACGGCCACTCGGTCGGCGGCACGAACCCCTCGTTGCTGCGCGCGATGGGCGCAGGCACCGCAGTCATCGCCTTCGACGTGCCGTTCAACCGCGAGGTGCTCGACGGGAACGGGTGGTTCTTCTCGACTCCGGCCGACGTCACCACCGCGTTCGAGACCGCGGAGGAAGATGCCGCGGCTGCACGCGAATCCGGCCGTCGTGGCCAGGAGCGTGCACGCGTGGCGTTCCGGTGGGACGACGTCGCCGATGCCTATGAAGACCTCGCCCGACGGCTCGCCGCCGGAGACAGCGTGCACCGCATCGCGCGACGGGCGCGCCGCCAGGCGGAGGAGTGGTGA
- a CDS encoding sugar transferase, whose translation MTSVEDAMSITRTGSVFTPVAAPRATRSVIQTVVTPRVSATLERRRQWERRYRRRLGVTDASVILLAVGATAAVQLLTGVMGEEALRNGLLLSLAWIVALSALGTRAGTILGSGATEYRRVAHAAGLAFGAIAILGVLLELEGLQPLFFIALPVGTLGLLFGRWSWRRWLQHRRLRGEYASRTLVVGAVDDVEYVINSLQKGGENGYNVVGTTLFDREAGTLTLGESTYPSVGNLNTVAGAAVELGADTIIVASRPEGDPEFVKHLSWQLEGTAAELVLSSRLTDVAGPRVSLRQVDGLPLIQVKIPTYEGGVHVLKRALDIFVAAVALIPIALITPVLAVLVKLDSPGPLFFSQERVGRDGRTFRIMKFRSMKTDAEQQLSVLKEQNQGAGLLFKMKDDPRVTRVGRILRKLSLDELPQFWNVLIGDMSVVGPRPPLPSEVTSYDGTVFRRLYIKPGITGLWQVSGRSDLSWDESVRLDLRYVENWSVMNDLQIMWRTAKVMVQPSGAY comes from the coding sequence ATGACCTCCGTCGAGGATGCGATGAGCATCACGCGCACGGGTTCGGTCTTCACACCGGTCGCCGCGCCGCGGGCGACGAGATCCGTCATCCAGACCGTCGTCACGCCACGCGTGTCGGCCACGCTGGAGCGACGCAGGCAGTGGGAGCGACGCTACCGGCGACGCCTGGGCGTCACGGATGCCAGCGTCATCCTGCTCGCCGTGGGAGCGACCGCCGCAGTGCAGCTGCTGACCGGCGTGATGGGGGAAGAGGCCCTGCGCAACGGTCTGCTGCTGTCGTTGGCGTGGATCGTCGCGCTGTCCGCGCTGGGCACCAGGGCGGGCACGATCCTCGGATCCGGTGCGACCGAGTACCGCCGTGTCGCTCATGCCGCAGGCCTGGCCTTCGGCGCGATCGCGATCCTCGGCGTTCTCCTGGAGCTGGAAGGACTGCAGCCGCTGTTCTTCATCGCTCTCCCGGTGGGCACGCTGGGACTGCTGTTCGGACGGTGGAGCTGGCGTCGCTGGCTGCAGCACCGCCGTCTGCGCGGCGAGTACGCATCGAGGACCCTGGTCGTCGGCGCGGTAGACGATGTCGAGTACGTGATCAACTCTCTCCAGAAGGGTGGAGAGAACGGGTACAACGTCGTGGGGACGACGCTGTTCGATCGCGAAGCCGGCACGTTGACGCTCGGGGAGAGCACCTACCCGAGCGTGGGCAACCTGAACACCGTCGCTGGGGCGGCGGTGGAACTCGGGGCGGACACCATCATCGTGGCGAGCCGCCCCGAGGGGGACCCCGAATTCGTCAAGCACCTGAGCTGGCAGCTCGAGGGCACCGCTGCGGAGCTCGTGCTCTCCAGTCGCCTGACCGACGTCGCAGGACCGCGTGTCTCGCTGCGTCAGGTCGACGGGCTGCCGCTCATCCAGGTGAAGATCCCGACGTACGAGGGCGGTGTCCACGTGCTCAAGCGCGCACTCGACATCTTCGTCGCTGCCGTCGCGCTGATCCCGATCGCGCTGATCACCCCCGTGCTCGCCGTGCTCGTGAAGCTCGACTCGCCGGGTCCCCTGTTCTTCTCTCAGGAGCGCGTGGGGCGCGACGGGCGGACGTTCAGGATCATGAAGTTCCGCTCGATGAAGACCGACGCCGAGCAGCAGCTCAGTGTCCTCAAGGAGCAGAACCAGGGCGCCGGACTGCTGTTCAAGATGAAGGACGACCCTCGCGTGACCCGCGTCGGTCGGATCCTGCGCAAGCTGTCGCTCGACGAGCTGCCGCAGTTCTGGAACGTCCTCATCGGAGACATGAGCGTCGTCGGCCCGCGTCCTCCGCTGCCTTCGGAGGTCACCTCGTACGACGGCACCGTCTTCCGCCGCCTGTACATCAAGCCGGGCATCACCGGACTGTGGCAGGTCTCCGGCCGCAGTGACCTCTCGTGGGACGAGAGCGTTCGCCTCGACCTGCGCTATGTCGAGAACTGGTCGGTCATGAACGACCTGCAGATCATGTGGCGCACAGCCAAGGTCATGGTGCAGCCCAGCGGGGCATACTGA
- a CDS encoding low temperature requirement protein A: MLPRDPAQPHRTASTLELFFDLVFVVAVSIASAELHHALSHGDFVHGITSYAMVFFAVWWAWMNFTWFATSFDTDDWLYRVMTIVQMGGVLVFAAGIPAAFERGDFTLSVLGYIVMRIAMVAQWLRASRGAGELRAATRRYAAGIAAVQVLWVLFLLIPAGPLQLIAFVVFALIEVSVPVFAEYRRQTPWHPHHITERYGLFTLIVLGESLLASANAIIDASHELESLVPLISISVLTLVVTASLWWIYFWAPHHRAITSFGSSLRYGYTHYVVFGAAAAFSAGIEVELDVLTGESHLSNVAASFTVTIPIAVFLLGIWVVAIRANADRLVNTVVPLGALVVLLDPILPIPVAITALVLVAIVAVLVLHPPVDKRP; this comes from the coding sequence ATGCTGCCCCGTGATCCTGCGCAGCCGCATCGCACCGCCAGCACGCTCGAGCTGTTCTTCGATCTCGTCTTCGTCGTCGCCGTCAGCATCGCCTCGGCCGAGCTGCACCACGCCCTCAGCCACGGCGACTTCGTGCACGGCATCACGTCGTACGCGATGGTCTTCTTCGCGGTGTGGTGGGCATGGATGAACTTCACCTGGTTCGCCACGTCGTTCGACACCGACGACTGGCTCTATCGGGTCATGACGATCGTGCAGATGGGTGGTGTGCTCGTCTTCGCAGCGGGAATCCCTGCGGCGTTCGAGCGCGGCGACTTCACCCTCTCCGTGCTCGGCTACATCGTGATGCGCATCGCGATGGTCGCGCAGTGGCTGCGTGCCTCTCGCGGCGCGGGCGAGCTCCGCGCGGCGACGAGACGCTACGCGGCCGGCATCGCGGCCGTGCAGGTGCTCTGGGTGCTCTTCCTCCTGATCCCGGCGGGACCGCTCCAGCTGATCGCCTTCGTGGTGTTCGCCCTGATCGAGGTCAGCGTGCCCGTGTTCGCCGAGTACCGCAGGCAGACGCCGTGGCATCCGCATCACATCACCGAGCGCTATGGGCTGTTCACGCTGATCGTGCTCGGCGAGAGCCTGCTGGCCTCGGCGAATGCCATCATCGACGCCAGCCATGAGCTGGAATCGCTGGTGCCCCTCATCTCCATCTCCGTGCTGACGCTGGTCGTCACGGCGTCGCTGTGGTGGATCTACTTCTGGGCGCCGCATCACCGCGCCATCACCAGCTTCGGCAGTTCGCTCCGGTACGGATACACGCACTATGTCGTGTTCGGCGCCGCTGCGGCGTTCTCCGCGGGGATCGAGGTCGAGCTCGACGTCCTCACCGGCGAGAGCCACCTGTCGAACGTCGCGGCGTCCTTCACCGTCACGATCCCGATCGCCGTGTTCCTGCTCGGCATCTGGGTCGTCGCCATCCGTGCCAACGCCGACCGCCTGGTCAACACCGTGGTCCCGCTCGGCGCGCTGGTCGTGCTCCTCGATCCGATCCTGCCGATCCCGGTGGCGATCACCGCGCTGGTACTCGTCGCGATCGTCGCGGTGCTCGTGCTGCATCCACCCGTCGACAAGAGGCCATAG